A genome region from Natronosalvus rutilus includes the following:
- a CDS encoding carbohydrate ABC transporter permease: protein MADSTTGEQNMTRLGEEGVRGRLERYRELRITEEELAVALLTPVMLFLLAVSFYPIVDTVWASLHTGYVIQLPTKPTEFVGIENYQRLFSDGSFWNALGVSLFYTFVSVPIELVFGLGLALLLKADFKGKYFAQAAILFPWALPTVINAKIWAWLLNPNYGVISDILVRVGILSAPYPFLSKPDAALYAMTSITIWKTTSFMALIMLAGLSSIPDHLYESARMDGASRWRQFRDITLPLLKPTILVALIFRTLPAFQAFGLPYGLTGGGPGEATTTLVLYTQQAAYNNPGPTNGGFALGSAAATVITMIALVIALIYVATLYEPEVR from the coding sequence ATGGCAGACTCGACCACCGGAGAACAGAATATGACCCGGCTCGGTGAGGAGGGAGTACGCGGGCGCCTCGAGCGCTACCGCGAGCTCAGAATCACCGAAGAGGAGCTCGCGGTCGCGCTGTTGACGCCGGTGATGCTCTTCTTGCTCGCCGTCTCGTTTTACCCGATCGTGGACACGGTCTGGGCGAGCTTGCACACGGGGTACGTCATTCAACTGCCGACCAAGCCGACCGAGTTCGTCGGCATCGAAAACTATCAGAGACTCTTCTCAGACGGGAGTTTCTGGAACGCCTTAGGCGTGAGCCTCTTTTACACGTTCGTGAGCGTCCCGATCGAACTGGTCTTCGGCCTCGGGTTGGCCCTGCTCCTCAAGGCGGATTTCAAGGGCAAGTACTTCGCACAGGCCGCGATCCTCTTTCCCTGGGCGCTCCCGACGGTCATCAACGCGAAGATCTGGGCGTGGCTGTTGAACCCCAATTACGGCGTCATCAGCGACATTCTCGTCCGGGTGGGGATACTCAGCGCGCCGTACCCGTTCCTCTCGAAACCGGACGCCGCGCTGTACGCCATGACGAGCATCACGATCTGGAAGACAACGTCCTTCATGGCGCTCATCATGCTCGCCGGCCTCTCGAGCATCCCCGACCACCTCTACGAATCCGCGCGGATGGACGGCGCCTCGAGGTGGCGTCAATTTCGGGACATCACGCTCCCGTTGCTCAAACCCACCATCCTGGTCGCACTGATCTTCCGGACGCTGCCCGCGTTCCAGGCGTTCGGGCTTCCGTACGGCCTGACCGGCGGTGGTCCGGGGGAGGCGACGACGACGCTCGTCCTCTACACCCAGCAGGCCGCGTACAACAATCCCGGACCGACCAACGGCGGATTCGCGCTGGGCTCTGCAGCCGCGACGGTGATCACGATGATCGCGCTGGTGATCGCGCTGATCTACGTCGCCACCCTCTACGAACCGGAGGTGCGGTGA
- a CDS encoding ABC transporter substrate-binding protein — MAWEDSAIRRRQIIKGAAAGGSALVAGCLGGGGGNGDGNGGGSINFVHISSFEPSANDFKEAYDNQADATLEVQSTPAESSSTREYYVNQFSAQSSEFDVGMMDVVWPAEFVDAGWAAEVDDPDGLTDEMIPTAVETVTIDDSLYGMPMFTDANGLYYRTDLLEEAGYDEPPSTYMELVDMAQDIMDQSDEDLNGYIWQGGANEGLTIMWLNWLWGMGGSVQEDDGTLVVNSDEGVEALQHAVDLIYEYEITPESIPSSGTDGNRQTFQQGNTIFMRNWPYAYARFQDDTPVTDNFAVTTMPKAEGNEDAANSCIGGWSLFINSFSENAAAAQELANYVGSPEAQEQLAAERSRLPVRQELYEDGYWEDSDADKPAFLDRFSEILDQTSARPAIPNYSQWSNIVYTECNNALTEQKSPQQALDDAQDQIDSDINDA; from the coding sequence ATGGCATGGGAAGACAGTGCTATCAGACGGCGTCAGATTATCAAAGGGGCTGCTGCAGGTGGTAGCGCGCTCGTGGCTGGTTGTCTCGGAGGTGGCGGCGGAAACGGAGATGGGAACGGAGGCGGATCGATAAACTTCGTTCACATCTCCTCGTTCGAACCGTCCGCGAACGACTTCAAGGAGGCCTACGATAACCAGGCCGACGCGACGCTCGAGGTCCAGTCGACGCCCGCCGAATCGAGTTCGACTCGCGAGTACTACGTCAACCAGTTCTCCGCCCAGTCCTCGGAGTTCGACGTCGGCATGATGGACGTCGTCTGGCCGGCGGAGTTCGTCGACGCCGGCTGGGCCGCGGAAGTCGACGACCCGGACGGACTCACCGACGAAATGATCCCGACCGCCGTGGAGACGGTTACGATCGACGACTCGCTGTACGGGATGCCCATGTTCACGGACGCGAACGGGCTCTACTATCGAACCGATCTCCTCGAGGAGGCCGGATACGACGAACCGCCGTCGACGTACATGGAACTCGTCGACATGGCCCAGGACATCATGGATCAGTCCGACGAGGACCTCAACGGCTACATCTGGCAGGGTGGTGCCAACGAGGGCCTGACGATCATGTGGCTCAACTGGCTCTGGGGCATGGGCGGCTCGGTTCAGGAAGACGACGGGACCCTCGTCGTCAACTCAGACGAGGGCGTCGAGGCCCTCCAGCACGCCGTCGACCTCATCTACGAGTACGAGATTACGCCCGAATCGATCCCCTCGAGTGGGACCGACGGCAACCGTCAGACGTTCCAGCAGGGCAACACGATCTTCATGCGAAACTGGCCGTACGCGTACGCACGCTTCCAGGACGACACGCCAGTCACTGACAACTTCGCCGTGACGACGATGCCGAAAGCCGAGGGCAACGAGGACGCAGCGAATTCCTGTATCGGCGGCTGGAGTCTGTTCATCAACAGCTTCTCCGAGAACGCGGCCGCAGCGCAGGAGTTGGCGAACTACGTCGGCTCGCCCGAAGCCCAGGAGCAACTGGCCGCCGAACGAAGTCGGCTTCCGGTTCGCCAGGAACTCTACGAGGACGGCTACTGGGAAGACAGCGACGCCGACAAGCCCGCGTTCCTCGACCGGTTCAGCGAAATTCTCGACCAGACGAGCGCCCGACCGGCGATTCCGAACTACTCACAGTGGTCGAACATCGTCTACACCGAGTGTAACAACGCGCTCACGGAACAGAAATCCCCGCAGCAGGCGCTCGACGACGCCCAGGACCAGATCGACAGCGACATCAACGACGCCTGA